Proteins from one Staphylococcus saprophyticus subsp. saprophyticus ATCC 15305 = NCTC 7292 genomic window:
- a CDS encoding hydroxymethylglutaryl-CoA reductase, degradative, whose amino-acid sequence MEALDKSFRHLSREDKLNTLVQKGWLNEENKNTLLNNPLIPEEIANSLIENVIGQGTLPVGLLPEIIVDDKSYVVPMMVEEPSVVAAASYGAKLVNQTGGFKVISSERLMIGQIVFDGVSDTEILSQQIYNLETQIKQIADEVYPSIIERGGGYRKIDIDTFPNEGLLSLKVSVDTKDAMGANMLNTILEGITAYLKNELKDVDILMSILSNHATASVVKVQGEITVDALSKGDRDGEAVAKRMERASVLAQVDIHRAATHNKGVMNGIHAVVLATGNDTRGAEATAHAYASKDGQYRGLATWKYDEERQTLVGTIEVPMTLATVGGGTKVLPIAKASLDLMKVDSAQELGHVVAAVGLAQNFAACRALVSEGIQQGHMSLQYKSLAIVVGAQGEEIAQIADMLKTQPRANTAVAQQLLDELRLQKQ is encoded by the coding sequence ATGGAAGCATTAGACAAATCATTTCGTCATTTATCAAGAGAAGACAAGTTAAACACGTTAGTTCAAAAAGGTTGGTTAAATGAAGAAAATAAAAATACTTTGTTAAATAATCCTTTAATCCCTGAAGAAATTGCGAATAGTTTAATTGAAAATGTCATTGGACAAGGAACATTACCTGTCGGTTTATTGCCAGAAATTATAGTAGATGATAAATCTTACGTGGTACCGATGATGGTTGAAGAACCATCTGTAGTAGCAGCGGCAAGTTACGGTGCAAAACTTGTCAATCAGACAGGTGGATTTAAAGTTATTTCTAGTGAACGTCTAATGATTGGTCAAATCGTTTTTGATGGAGTATCCGATACTGAGATACTATCACAACAGATATATAATCTCGAAACGCAAATTAAACAAATTGCGGATGAAGTGTATCCTTCTATTATAGAAAGAGGTGGCGGCTATCGTAAAATAGATATTGATACTTTTCCAAATGAAGGGTTATTATCATTAAAAGTATCCGTAGATACCAAAGATGCAATGGGTGCGAATATGTTAAATACCATATTAGAAGGTATAACAGCGTATCTTAAAAATGAATTAAAAGACGTTGATATATTAATGAGTATCTTGTCGAATCATGCCACAGCTTCTGTAGTAAAGGTACAAGGTGAAATTACAGTTGATGCGTTATCTAAAGGTGATCGAGATGGCGAAGCAGTTGCTAAGCGAATGGAACGGGCTTCTGTATTAGCTCAAGTTGATATCCATCGTGCAGCTACACATAATAAAGGTGTCATGAATGGCATACATGCAGTTGTACTCGCAACAGGCAATGATACTAGAGGTGCAGAAGCTACAGCGCATGCTTATGCAAGTAAAGATGGTCAATATCGTGGTTTAGCAACATGGAAATATGATGAAGAAAGACAAACTTTAGTGGGAACAATTGAAGTACCAATGACACTTGCAACGGTAGGTGGAGGCACGAAAGTGTTACCTATTGCAAAAGCATCTCTGGATTTAATGAAAGTAGATTCTGCGCAAGAACTTGGTCATGTTGTTGCGGCAGTTGGTTTAGCACAAAACTTTGCAGCTTGTCGTGCGCTTGTATCTGAGGGTATTCAACAAGGACATATGAGCTTACAATATAAATCTTTAGCAATCGTTGTTGGTGCGCAAGGTGAGGAAATAGCACAAATTGCGGATATGTTAAAAACACAACCAAGAGCGAATACAGCTGTTGCCCAACAATTATTAGACGAATTAAGATTACAAAAACAATAA
- a CDS encoding SMP-30/gluconolactonase/LRE family protein, with translation MDSNELPVLAYKDGENSVAPIPAHEQQLPTVTAEPWLEISKQGLQLEGLCFDRQGNLLLCEVFGGTIFHVNLPDKKVTELFKSHKQNPAAVKIHKDGRLFVCYLGDFESTGGIFMVDADGNDAQDIVSDIGTEYCIDDPVFDSKGGFYFTDFRGYSTNLKGGVYYVSPDFKSITPVIQNLAVANGVALSTDEKTLWVTETNANRLHRIDLLEDGVTIAPFGASIPYYFTGHEGPDSCCIDSDDNLYVAMYGQGKVLVFNKKGSPIGQILMPGRDQGHMLRSTHPAFIPGTDQLIICANDIENDGGSWIYTVKAFAKGHQSYQFH, from the coding sequence ATGGATTCAAATGAATTGCCAGTACTAGCTTATAAAGATGGAGAAAATAGTGTCGCACCAATACCTGCACATGAGCAACAATTACCTACAGTCACTGCCGAGCCTTGGCTAGAAATATCTAAACAAGGATTACAGTTAGAAGGATTATGCTTTGATAGACAAGGTAACTTATTACTTTGTGAAGTGTTTGGTGGTACGATTTTTCATGTGAATTTACCAGATAAAAAAGTCACTGAACTATTTAAATCGCATAAACAAAACCCAGCAGCCGTCAAAATTCATAAAGATGGCAGACTATTTGTCTGCTATTTAGGGGATTTTGAGAGCACTGGAGGAATCTTCATGGTAGATGCTGACGGTAATGATGCGCAAGATATCGTTTCAGATATTGGAACTGAATACTGTATTGATGATCCTGTCTTTGATAGTAAAGGTGGGTTTTATTTTACTGATTTCCGTGGTTATTCTACTAATCTCAAAGGTGGCGTTTATTATGTATCGCCAGATTTTAAATCAATTACACCAGTCATACAAAATCTTGCAGTTGCTAACGGTGTAGCTTTAAGCACAGATGAAAAAACATTGTGGGTAACAGAAACGAATGCCAATCGTTTACACCGTATCGATTTATTAGAGGATGGGGTGACAATTGCGCCATTTGGTGCTTCCATTCCATATTATTTTACAGGTCATGAGGGTCCAGACTCGTGCTGTATTGATAGCGATGATAATTTGTATGTTGCCATGTATGGTCAAGGAAAAGTTCTCGTTTTTAATAAAAAAGGTTCGCCTATTGGTCAGATATTAATGCCAGGGCGCGATCAAGGTCACATGTTAAGATCGACACATCCAGCGTTTATACCAGGTACAGACCAACTCATCATTTGTGCAAATGACATCGAAAATGATGGGGGATCATGGATATACACTGTTAAAGCATTTGCTAAAGGTCATCAAAGTTATCAATTTCATTAA
- a CDS encoding CHAP domain-containing protein, with the protein MNIKKKLVNVFIATTLLMTGTVTFQAINESQTTNAAVNYYYKNQCTWYVFKKRASVGKAVPNGWGNAKYWYSKAKKAGYRVGKKPAKRAVMQSTSGTYGHVAYVETVYNNGSIKVSEYNYNRPLAYGTRVLSKSSAAKYNYIY; encoded by the coding sequence ATGAATATTAAAAAGAAATTAGTAAATGTATTTATTGCAACTACGCTATTAATGACAGGGACAGTCACTTTTCAAGCGATTAATGAATCACAAACTACAAATGCTGCTGTTAACTATTACTATAAAAACCAATGTACTTGGTATGTATTTAAAAAACGTGCGAGTGTCGGTAAAGCTGTACCAAATGGTTGGGGTAATGCAAAGTACTGGTACAGTAAAGCTAAAAAAGCCGGATATCGTGTAGGAAAAAAACCAGCAAAACGTGCTGTCATGCAATCTACTAGTGGCACATACGGTCATGTAGCATATGTAGAAACCGTTTATAATAATGGTAGTATTAAAGTCTCTGAATATAATTACAATCGACCTTTAGCCTATGGAACAAGAGTGTTAAGCAAATCCTCTGCAGCGAAGTACAATTACATTTATTAG
- the nhaC gene encoding Na+/H+ antiporter NhaC: MSNYHLLIGTAVAILVTLIHGYEFSEVEEMMYKGIRHALPAIVIIILVGLVIGSWIGSGVVATMIYYGLQLIDPRYFLVVVVILCGIVALAIGSSWSTMATVGVASMGIGISMGISAGMVAGAVICGAYFGDKMSPLSDTTNLASGLTGVDLFEHIKHMFYTTIPALIISLVAFFIIGHRFGTKNFDTKNINAILDTMQNHFLITPWLLLIPLIVIALVVLKVPAIPAICMGIVLGFFAQIFVQGGTITEALTALQTGYTIDSGNKLVDELFNRGGLESMFYTISLTLVAMTFGGVLEYSGMLKALITQILKIAKSTGTLIASVIVSCIGTNITCSEQYISIIVPSRMYINAFKEKELHPKNLSRALEDGGTLSSVFVPWNTCGVFIASTLGVSVIEYAPYAILNYTVPIISIIFGYIGFKIVKLSNQDNEITNQPNKSTQTNDANNA; encoded by the coding sequence TTGTCCAACTATCATTTATTAATTGGTACAGCAGTGGCTATTTTAGTTACCTTAATACATGGTTATGAATTCAGTGAAGTAGAAGAAATGATGTATAAGGGCATAAGACATGCTTTACCAGCGATTGTCATCATTATATTAGTTGGTTTAGTAATCGGCTCATGGATTGGTAGTGGTGTGGTTGCGACTATGATTTATTATGGGTTGCAATTGATAGATCCAAGATATTTCTTGGTTGTAGTTGTTATTTTGTGCGGTATTGTTGCGTTAGCGATTGGCAGTAGTTGGTCAACGATGGCAACGGTGGGAGTAGCATCAATGGGCATTGGAATCAGTATGGGGATTTCAGCTGGTATGGTTGCTGGTGCGGTCATTTGTGGTGCATATTTTGGTGATAAAATGAGCCCGCTTTCTGATACCACGAACTTGGCTTCTGGCTTAACAGGCGTTGATTTATTTGAGCACATTAAACATATGTTCTATACAACGATTCCAGCTTTAATCATTTCACTGGTTGCATTCTTTATTATTGGTCACCGTTTTGGGACGAAAAACTTTGATACAAAAAACATTAATGCCATTCTAGACACCATGCAAAATCACTTTTTAATTACGCCATGGTTATTATTAATTCCTTTAATCGTCATAGCTCTAGTTGTATTAAAAGTACCGGCGATTCCAGCCATCTGTATGGGGATTGTTCTTGGATTTTTTGCACAAATCTTTGTACAAGGTGGTACGATTACAGAAGCATTAACCGCGCTACAAACAGGGTATACGATTGATTCAGGTAATAAACTTGTAGATGAATTATTCAACCGTGGTGGATTAGAATCTATGTTCTACACAATTTCTTTAACATTAGTAGCGATGACATTTGGTGGCGTATTAGAGTACTCAGGTATGCTAAAGGCTTTAATCACTCAGATACTTAAAATTGCAAAGTCTACAGGTACATTAATAGCATCGGTCATCGTATCATGTATCGGCACAAATATTACTTGTTCAGAGCAATACATATCAATCATCGTACCTTCTCGCATGTATATTAATGCCTTTAAGGAGAAGGAATTGCATCCTAAAAACCTTTCGAGAGCACTGGAAGATGGTGGTACATTAAGTTCTGTATTTGTACCTTGGAATACATGCGGCGTATTTATTGCATCTACCTTAGGTGTTTCAGTAATAGAATATGCTCCCTATGCGATATTAAATTATACAGTCCCTATCATCTCAATAATATTTGGTTATATTGGATTTAAAATTGTTAAACTTAGCAATCAAGATAATGAAATAACTAATCAACCAAATAAATCAACACAAACAAATGATGCGAATAATGCTTAA